From the Clupea harengus chromosome 15, Ch_v2.0.2, whole genome shotgun sequence genome, one window contains:
- the LOC122128532 gene encoding tubulin alpha-4A chain-like, translated as MRECISIHVGQAGVQIGNACWELYCLEHGIQPDGRVATDSRSLTDSCFGTFFSDTGAGKYVPRSIFIDLEPSVIDEIRNGPYRQLYHPEQLISGKEDAANNYARGHYTIGKEIVDPVMDRIRKMADQCTGLQGFLIFHSFGGGTGSGFTSLLMERLSVDFGKKSKLEFSVYPAPQVSTAVVEPYNSILTTHTTLEHSDCSFMVDNEAIFDICKRNLDVERPSYSNLNRLVAQIVSSITASLRFDGALNVDLTEFQTNLVPYPRIHFPLVTYAPIISAEKAYHEQLSVSEITNACFEPANQMVKCDPRRGKYMACCLLYRGDVVPKDVNVAIAAIKSRRSIQFVDWCPTGFKVGINYQPPTVVPGGDLAKVQRAVCMLSNTTAIAEAWARLDHKFDLMYAKRAFVHWYVGEGMEEGEFSEAREDMAALEKDYEEVGADSAEDCEEEEY; from the exons ATG AGGGAGTGCATTTCTATCCATGTTGGTCAAGCTGGTGTGCAGATTGGCAATGCTTGCTGGGAATTGTATTGCTTGGAACATGGCATTCAGCCAGATGGAAGAGTTGCTACAGACAGCCGCTCTCTAACGGACTCCTGCTTTGGCACGTTTTTTAGTGATACTGGTGCTGGGAAGTATGTTCCTAGGTCAATTTTCATAGACTTGGAACCATCAGTTATAG ATGAGATCCGTAATGGGCCCTACCGTCAGCTGTACCATCCGGAGCAGCTGATTAGTGGTAAAGAGGATGCAGCCAACAACTATGCTCGTGGCCACTACACTATCGGAAAGGAAATTGTGGATCCTGTCATGGACCGAATTCGTAAAATG GCAGACCAGTGCACAGGTCTTCAGGGGTTCCTCATCTTCCACAGCTTTGGAGGTGGAACTGGCTCTGGCTTCACCTCCCTGTTGATGGAACGTCTGTCTGTAGACTTCGGCAAGAAGTCCAAGCTGGAGTTCTCTGTCTACCCTGCTCCGCAGGTGTCCACTGCTGTAGTGGAGCCCTACAACTCCATCCTGACCACCCACACCACTCTAGAGCACTCCGACTGTTCCTTCATGGTGGACAACGAAGCCATTTTTGACATTTGCAAGCGCAACCTGGACGTTGAGCGTCCCTCCTACAGCAATCTGAATCGCCTCGTTGCCCAGATCGTCTCGTCCATCACTGCATCTCTGCGCTTTGATGGTGCTCTGAATGTGGATCTCACAGAGTTCCAGACCAACCTTGTGCCCTACCCCCGCATCCACTTCCCCCTGGTCACCTACGCTCCAATAATCTCTGCAGAGAAGGCTTACCATGagcagctgtctgtgtctgagatcACAAATGCTTGTTTtgagccagccaatcagatggtGAAGTGTGACCCAAGGCGTGGGAAGTACATGGCCTGCTGCTTGCTCTACCGTGGGGATGTGGTGCCCAAAGATGTCAACGTCGCCATTGCTGCCATCAAGAGCCGCCGTTCCATCCAGTTTGTAGACTGGTGCCCCACCGGCTTCAAGGTGGGCATCAACTACCAGCCTCCAACAGTGGTGCCAGGTGGTGACTTGGCCAAGGTGCAGAGGGCCGTGTGTATGCTGAGCAACACTACTGCTATCGCTGAGGCCTGGGCTCGTCTGGACCATAAGTTTGACCTGATGTACGCCAAGAGGGCCTTTGTGCACTGGTATGTGGGTGAGGGCATGGAGGAAGGGGAGTTCAGTGAGGCCAGAGAAGACATGGCTGCTTTGGAGAAGGACTATGAGGAAGTTGGGGCAGACTCTGCAGAGgattgtgaggaggaggagtactAA